The Anabaena sp. PCC 7108 region TAATGATGCACTAGTAATTGCTCGCAATCTAAGAAATATTGAAGGGCAGGGACTTTCTTTAAGTAATTTAAGTTTGGTAACTGCTAGATTAGGAGATTATAACCAAGCTATCAAATTAGCTGAAACTGCTTTAATTTTTCGCCGTCAAACTGGTGATGTTATTGGTGAAGTAAATACTCTGAATAATTTAGGTGAAGCCTATCTGATGGTAGGAGATTATCAAAACACCATAGGTAATTATGGAGCCGCAATGCGGTTAGCTAAAATCAATTTTGATCGTCCTAACCAATTACGAGCAATTGATGGTTTAGTTACGGCTCATGCTGCTGTTGGTCGCTATGAACGGGCATTAGAATTGTTAGAACAACGTTTGACTATTGCCAAATTTTTAAATAGTCCTACGGAAGAATTTAAATATTTTATTTCCTCTGGTGAACTTTATGAAAAAATAGGCAATTATGGCAAAGCACGTAATTTTTATCAACAGGCGCTTTCACTAGCGCAGAAATTAGACGACATTAAACAAGAAGCAAAATTGCTATATAGGATTAACGAATTGCCAAGACGTTAATCTTATTGATGATTAGTAATTGATCCGTAACTAATGAAAACTAGATTAAGGTGCTGAATGATGATACTCATTTGATGTGAAGTCACATATCCAATATTTACCCTTGATTTACCCTTGAAATATTGTTCTAGGAGTTACGCACTGTACAAAATGCAGATGATATGTATGAACAAAATTGGCTAGTTTCAGGCTTTTGGAATCGCATATTAGTGCGGTGCGTCAGATAGAGAAAATCTGTTAGATGCTCAATTATCGGGTCTGACGCACCCTACAATAGATAAAATCCATAATCCATATTTAATAGATTCTGTCAATGCGTAACTCCTATGTTCTATGCAACTTGATCTTCACAAAGCTATTACAAGTGATAAAAAACTAATTCAAGAAAACTGAACCATTTGCTTGAATTATCATGGCACTTTTATCCTGGTTAATATCAGTTGTTTCTTTAAATGTGATTTCTAAGGTTCCTTTTTCCTTAGCAGCTTTAGGAATCACCATGAGTAGTCCTCTGTCTTCTCGTTGAAATGTCACTGTTACTGGTGTGCTTAAACCTCTTAAATTCGTGCTTGACTTCCCTGCTAATATGCGTGGTGCTGTATCACCAATCACTTGGTAAGTGACATCTGCGCCAGTATCATTAATTAACATGATATTTGCTTTACTATTCGCCAACACAATTGTCGCACTGGGTTCTTGTCTTTGTTCTGGTGCTGGTGACTGTAACCTACTGTTAGGAGAACGGGTTTGTAATGCTTGTTCTGGGGGGATTATGGAGGTTCCTCGCTGAAAACCTCGTTGAGAAAGATTATAGGGACTTTCATTAAAAATACGAGGATTGGGATTAAGTACTGAGGGTAGTTCACCACCAACACCTAAGCCCATTTGATTTGGTAAGGGGGTGACAGGAATTAGTCCTTGTTTCATGAATTGCAGAGTTAAAGCATTGGGAGGACATCCAGCGGGAACTAATACCCGATTGTTATGTGGTTCTTCATAGAAAATTTTGGGACATGGATTAACTTTAGAAGTAATTTCTTTTGCCATAATTTTTTGCGGGATGGCTGGTAAACTAATCAGTAATCCACCACAAATAGTCCCAAGTAATTGAGAACACTTGTTAATATTCATTGTTTTTGATCCTGTAAAAATATTGATGATTAGAGGCAAGAAAATAGAGTTTAATCAAAAATTTTATAAATTACTTTTTTAATTTTGACAAATGTGATGCTTTCAAATTTTAACTAATTCGATAGTAATCTACTAGTACATTTATCTTCATCTATCACAAGAAACAAATGTTGATTTAAGAGTTAATTCTCAAGAGAGATTGGTAAAGTGACAATGAAGGTAGTACCTTTACCAAGGACACTATCAACTTGAATTTGACCTTGATGATGTTCGACAATAGCTTGTGCGATCGCTAAACCCAATCCAGAACCTGTAGTAGTGGCTGTAGATGTCTTAGCAATCTGATGAGTACGGGCAGGATCAACCCGATAAAAACGGTCAAACAATTGCGGTAAAGACTCGGAGGGAATTCCAATTCCTGTATCACTAACTTTAATTTGTAAATGAGAATTGGTGTAACGGAGTCCTATCACATCTATCCGTGTTAATTCTACTTTCACCTCTCCTCTAACTGGGGTATATTGCAAAGCATTACCAATCAAATTTGTACATAACCGCACTATTTGATCCCAGTTTCCCATTAGCATAAACCAATCTTCTAATAATTCGGGGTTGAGTTCTAAAGGAGGATCAACTAAATTCAGAGTCAGAGTAATTTCTTTTTCCGCAGCCAATAATTGTTGTTCTTCTACTACTTCCATTAACAAAGCATCAAGGGGACAATGTGAAAAAACATCTTTGCTAATACCACTATCTTGTCGTGCGAGAAAAAGTAAATCATTGACTAATCTACCCAAGCGCTGGGTAAGACGTTCTATGAGTTTTAATTGTTGTCGATAATGTACAGCATGATTTCCTTCTACCGCAGCTAATTCTAAATCAGCCAACGCAACTTGGACATTAGTTTGAATTAAAGCAATGGGACTTCTCAATTCATGGGAAGCATCAGCAGTAAATTGCTTGAGACGTTGGTAAGATTCACCGACAGGTTCCATGGCTTTACCCGAAAGAAACCAACCACTAGCAGCGACTGACAGCAACATTAACCCAGTACCCAAAGCTAAATCAAATATCAACTGACGACTAGGTTTAGTGACTTCAAACCAGGGATGACTTACGCGTAGATATCCTAGTACTTGTCTGCCATTTTCTATTCTTTGAGTGACTTGTCTTAATAAAAGTGCTGAGTCTTGAATGTTGAGTATTGAGTGAGGATTACTATCAGCCCATTGCCTCATTCCCAATACGCGCACAGTTTCCCCGTTAGAATTATTATGAATAGGAATATCTAAAGGTTCAGAGAGAGTTGACCAAAGTAATTTTCCCGTGGGGCTAAACCATTCTAGGTCAATGCGATCATCTTCTGTAGTATCAGCATTATTACGAAAACTAGCTTCTACGTTAACGCGGAGTTGATGAGATTGAAAGTTGATGGGTTCAATGACAAGCGATCGCTCGACAACTTCCACTACATGATTTAAAGTATCATCAATCCTTTCCACTAGGGTGCTGCGTACATATAAATACACTCCAGTAGCAAATAGTAGAAGCAATACAGCCGTTACAGCAGTATACCAGAGGGCAAGGCGGCGACGAGTAGCTTGAAACATTTTTACAACTCCGAGAAAATCTCCCAGATATTTGGCAAAATCTCAATTTTCTGTAAGATCAGTCCGACTGTTAAAGTTCACTTAACTAAAACTTACTATATTAATAGAGTCCCCTAAGTTAAATAGGTGATATCTAGTAGGATTTAAATAATTATGGCAAAATCCA contains the following coding sequences:
- a CDS encoding lipopolysaccharide assembly protein LapB, which translates into the protein MKQGNFLSGHSILNLNSTLAKQKVKTLKNGSFYVLIFVFLLSPTVVNAIDITKQIHRPLHNSAEVPLREEADRLVRLGRQQYASGYAEKTIKSGLQALEIYHSIRDIKAQGETYDLLASAYIQLGNIQEAEDVLRRRIGIARDNKDFQNQIFALNNLGTVLLQKGETKAAGQVINDALVIARNLRNIEGQGLSLSNLSLVTARLGDYNQAIKLAETALIFRRQTGDVIGEVNTLNNLGEAYLMVGDYQNTIGNYGAAMRLAKINFDRPNQLRAIDGLVTAHAAVGRYERALELLEQRLTIAKFLNSPTEEFKYFISSGELYEKIGNYGKARNFYQQALSLAQKLDDIKQEAKLLYRINELPRR
- a CDS encoding cell wall metabolism sensor histidine kinase WalK, with the protein product MFQATRRRLALWYTAVTAVLLLLFATGVYLYVRSTLVERIDDTLNHVVEVVERSLVIEPINFQSHQLRVNVEASFRNNADTTEDDRIDLEWFSPTGKLLWSTLSEPLDIPIHNNSNGETVRVLGMRQWADSNPHSILNIQDSALLLRQVTQRIENGRQVLGYLRVSHPWFEVTKPSRQLIFDLALGTGLMLLSVAASGWFLSGKAMEPVGESYQRLKQFTADASHELRSPIALIQTNVQVALADLELAAVEGNHAVHYRQQLKLIERLTQRLGRLVNDLLFLARQDSGISKDVFSHCPLDALLMEVVEEQQLLAAEKEITLTLNLVDPPLELNPELLEDWFMLMGNWDQIVRLCTNLIGNALQYTPVRGEVKVELTRIDVIGLRYTNSHLQIKVSDTGIGIPSESLPQLFDRFYRVDPARTHQIAKTSTATTTGSGLGLAIAQAIVEHHQGQIQVDSVLGKGTTFIVTLPISLEN